Proteins encoded within one genomic window of Vairimorpha necatrix chromosome 3, complete sequence:
- a CDS encoding ribonuclease P protein component 2 (RNP2) — protein MTVRKYRYISFNFSIQENRKLDLESSILSIIRDKVTENYGENILYRLHNLALLEYLRDNNIFIIRVDRDISKYVIFSLISSGEINKIKCNFRLLYISGIYKKLLKRILNHLTNTT, from the coding sequence ATGACTGTTAGAAAGTACAGAtacatttcttttaatttctcAATACAGGAAAATAGGAAACTTGATCTGGAAAGTTCAATTCTGTCAATCATAAGAGACAAGGTCACTGAGAATTACGGGGAGAATATTCTGTACAGACTACACAATCTGGCCCtattagaatatttaagagataataatatatttattattagagTAGACAGAGATATTAGTaaatatgttatatttaGTCTTATTAGTAGTGgagaaataaacaaaatcaaGTGTAATTTCCGATTACTTTATATTTCGGgaatttataagaaattattaaaaagaattttgaATCATCTGACTAACACGACATAA
- a CDS encoding vacuolar protein sorting-associated protein-like translates to MIPIVRFSKISQNSLLSVHISLSPQNIPDCLFIFIESFLITSFNKIKILSSVPLFYEPKRFSFFYKCLIPYNCIPSFTSEFFSVKYSLVIILVRNKNKNRYEYEFTVGREYSYKDCKVDLFIDSDMVRIDEEEDETCTGFTEIIKFLRNNQLSKNDDIDDKIDASIINSYINDVYKSYQNGFNDLINKYKNKGDIFYYLKKPTRMISKTIKSEIKDKGDLVMTLKYDHLFIRSLNLEMEFHKDMTNLKIYLVRTLCALNPETKLESTETKLEDINIGFMRYKKIKIKKKWEDFPIKTTYFEKKMFIKICIDEHTFKIYPIL, encoded by the coding sequence ATGATCCCAATTGTCAGATTCTCCAAAATATCTCAAAATTCTCTTTTATCTGTTCACATCTCCTTATCTCCTCAAAATATCCCCGACTgtttattcatttttatcgAATCTTTTCTCATtacttcttttaataaaattaagattTTATCATCAGTCCCATTATTTTACGAACCAAAAAggtttagttttttttataaatgtctCATTCCTTACAATTGTATTCCGTCATTTACTAGTGAGTTCTTTAGTGTCAAATACAGTTTAGTAATAATTCTggtaagaaataaaaataaaaataggTATGAATATGAGTTTACAGTTGGAAGGGAATATTCGTATAAGGATTGTAAAGTAGATTTGTTTATTGATAGTGATATGGTGAGGATAGACGAAGAAGAAGATGAAACATGTACAGGATTTacagaaataataaaatttttacggAATAATCAATTAAGTAAGAATGATGATATAGATGATAAAATAGACGCGTCTATTATAAATAGCTATATAAATGATGTATATAAATCATATCAGAATGGttttaatgatttaataaataaatataaaaacaaaggcgacatattttattatttaaaaaaaccaaCTCGTATGATCTCAAAGACTATAAAATCAGAGATAAAAGACAAAGGAGACTTGGTCATGACACTAAAATATGATCATTTGTTTATTCGTTCTCTAAATTTAGAGATGGAATTTCATAAAGACATGACGAATCTTAAGATTTATCTAGTGCGCACTCTGTGCGCTTTAAACCCAGAGACCAAATTAGAAAGCACAGAGACTAAACTagaagatataaatattggATTTATGAGatacaagaaaataaagataaagaaaaaatggGAAGATTTTCCGATAAAGACGACGTATTTTGAAAagaaaatgtttataaagATTTGTATCGATGAGCacacttttaaaatttacccgatattataa